The following are from one region of the Ananas comosus cultivar F153 linkage group 20, ASM154086v1, whole genome shotgun sequence genome:
- the LOC109725525 gene encoding probable inactive ATP-dependent zinc metalloprotease FTSHI 3, chloroplastic, with product MALFSLISANGVVIPRSSRLNGVVNAFPSFGRSRILSSSSHLSCPSSKLPPLVGFCCRNRYSVRKQCCRVVVAEIDRGGKEKHTHLGIQGKPSSRKRRFSLRLRPRLRILYYRWRRVSISGLIEDAQTTLRGIGRKISPATLIPFALGLFFLVLKSTSKNPSKEVPYSDLVLNLQRGQVSSVLFEEDSRRIYFNGYSNEEDGSKSTVESENGKVSTLRTSSKPKWRYYARKIDHDENFLLGLMREKGITYGSAPQSGSKLLMSIVTTLLTLWISLVPLVWFLQRQLYAGNNAARKRRPSKQMVSFDDVEGVDAAKEELVEIVSCLQGSINYKKLGATLPRGVLLVGPPGTGKTLLARAVAGEAGIPFFSISASEFVEVFVGRGAARVRELFREAKEFAPSIIFIDELDAVGGKRGRSFNDERDQTLNQLLTEMDGFESEAKVIVIGATNRPEALDSALCRPGRFSRKVLVGEPDQEGRKKILSVHLRRVPLEEEPEIICNLIASLTPGFVGADLANIVNEAALLAARRGGKTVTREDIMDAIEREKFGVNGRPLGPKAESKGLAELFPWFPTFAGRNGGKGDGLQGLMGYHTLS from the exons ATGGCTCTTTTCTCTTTGATCTCTGCTAATGGCGTAGTGATTCCTCGTAGCTCTCGCTTAAATGGTGTAGTAAACGCTTTTCCTAGCTTTGGGAGGAGTAGAATCCTCTCTTCTTCGTCTCATCTCTCTTGCCCTAGTTCAAAGCTTCCACCTTTGGTGGGTTTTTGTTGTAGAAACCGATACAGTGTTAGGAAGCAATGTTGTAGGGTAGTTGTAGCAGAGATTGATAGGGGTGGGAAGGAGAAACATACCCATTTGGGGATTCAGGGGAAACCCAGTTCGCGGAAACGACGGTTTTCGCTTAGGTTGAGACCGCGGCTTCGGATTCTTTATTATAGATGGAGAAGAGTGTCCATTAGTGGGCTTATTGAGGATGCTCAGACTACGCTGAGGGGAATTGGGAGAAAGATTAGTCCTGCCACGTTGATTCCTTTTGCTTTGGGATTGTTTTTCTTGGTATTGAAGTCCACTTCGAAGAATCCTTCAAAAGAGGTTCCCTATTCGGATTTGGTATTGAATCTTCAAAGAGGACAGGTATCTTCAGTTCTTTTTGAGGAGGACTCTCGCCGTATATACTTCAACGGATATTCTAATGAGGAGGATGGTTCAAAGTCGACGGTTGAGAGTGAAAATGGTAAAGTTTCCACTTTGAGGACAAGTTCAAAACCGAAGTGGCGGTACTACGCGAGAAAGATCGACCATGACGAGAACTTCCTACTTGGTTtgatgagagagaaaggaatcACTTATGGGTCCGCTCCTCAATCTGGATCGAAATTATTGATGAGCATCGTGACCACACTGCTTACTTTGTGGATTTCTTTAGTTCCTTTAGTATGGTTTCTTCAGCGCCAGCTTTATGCAGGGAATAATGCAGCGAGAAAGCGGCGTCCTAGTAAGCAAATGGTCAGTTTTGATGATGTGGAGGGTGTTGATGCTGCCAAGGAGGAGCTTGTGGAG ATTGTAAGTTGCTTGCAAGGATCGATAAACTACAAGAAGCTGGGAGCAACATTGCCAAGGGGCGTGCTTCTTGTGGGCCCTCCAGGAACTGGAAAAACTTTACTAGCTCGTGCAGTGGCAGGAGAAGCTGGGATTCCTTTCTTCTCCATTTCTGCTAGTGAATTTGTTGAAGTCTTTGTTGGAAGAGGAGCGGCACGTGTGAGAGAGCTTTTTAGAGAGGCGAAAGAATTCGCACCATCGATTATCTTCATTGATGAGCTTGATGCGGTGGGAGGGAAGCGTGGTAGAAGCTTTAATGATgagagagatcaaacccttaacCAG TTACTCACTGAAATGGATGGGTTTGAGTCTGAGGCGAAAGTGATTGTTATCGGGGCGACCAATAGACCAGAGGCATTAGATTCTGCTCTCTGTCGACCAGGTCGGTTTTCAAGAAAGGTTTTAGTTGGAGAGCCTGATCAAGAAGGGCGTAAAAAGATTCTAAGTGTTCATCTAAGAAGAGTTCCTTTGGAGGAGGAGCCTGAGATAATTTGCAATTTAATTGCTTCTCTCACCCCAGGATTTGTAGGGGCCGATCTTGCCAACATTGTCAATGAGGCTGCTCTTCTTGCTGCTCGAAGGG GTGGTAAGACGGTGACCCGCGAAGACATTATGGATGCAATCGAACGGGAGAAGTTTGGGGTTAATGGCCGACCATTAGGTCCTAAAGCTGAAAGCAAAGGCCTTGCGGAACTATTTCCATGGTTTCCTACTTTTGCAGGAAGAAATGGCGGAAAAGGAGATGGTTTGCAAGGTCTTATGGGCTACCATACTTTAAGCTGA
- the LOC109725526 gene encoding uncharacterized protein LOC109725526, with amino-acid sequence MYTTRPLSTFRGSHGERRSEEPFSGSLFLDDQSEFNILSSSCCWAKNVKEPLKNLPFPQDRIITIKYSPRGEKNIKRANKATVFFVPVLNQPSSASFNRYHVIIAKGRNKGKVYVCSKEGIGACCSCRGEGDVKPRPFDHRDVHQQMEIVCEKEGLFTAKSVAHDGQPPWLLGSKYWKAYASKPKNCHLSEALGLRQPLRSCLPDLNFPIHARDCPKVTIGKWYCPFVFVKEAGGLDVQMKRALYYEMTLEQFWKEIYTCENNSGEERTVEVNALVESKAVFVDGKEVGQDNKRRRDGFIWFAPFESKPKGVGLSLAIRERMIWEQKKGGWIGDDEDEEVERIVREFGGENNMWRRFACYILVERYVLKRVDGSLALTFDFRHLIKFRTKWE; translated from the exons ATGTATACCACCAGGCCCCTCTCCACCTTCAGGGGATCTCATGGCGAGCGGCGATCCGAAGAGCCATTCTCGGGCTCCCTTTTTCTCGACGACCAGAGCGAGTTCAACATCTTATCATCCTCTTGCTGCTGGGCGAAAAACGTGAAGGAACCCCTCAAGAATCTTCCATTCCCTCAAGATAGGATCATCACCATCAAATACTCCCCACGAGGTGAAAAGAATATTAAAAGGGCTAATAAGGCGACAGTCTTCTTCGTGCCAGTCTTAAATCAACCATCGTCGGCGTCATTTAACCGATACCATGTTATCATTGCAAAAGGAAGAAATAAGGG GAAAGTATATGTGTGCTCTAAAGAGGGCATCGGTGCATGTTGCTCATGCCGCGGGGAAGGAGACGTGAAACCAAGACCTTTTGATCATCGCGACGTACACCAACAAATGGAAATTGTGTGTGAGAAAGAAGGATTATTCACCGCCAAGTCGGTAGCTCACGATGGCCAACCTCCATGGTTACTAGGAAGCAAGTATTGGAAAGCTTATGCTTCGAAACCGAAGAATTGTCACTTAAGTGAGGCCTTGGGGCTTAGGCAACCCCTTCGTTCATGTTTACCCGATTTAAACTTCCCGATACACGCACGAGATTGTCCGAAAGTTACTATCGGTAAATGGTATTGCCCATTTGTGTTTGTTAAGGAAGCAGGCGGTTTGGATGTTCAAATGAAGCGCGCCTTATATTACGAGATGACTCTCGAGCAATTTTGGAAGGAGATTTACACGTGCGAGAACAACAGCGGCGAAGAGAGAACGGTGGAGGTGAACGCGCTCGTCGAGAGCAAAGCCGTTTTTGTAGATGGTAAAGAAGTGGGACAAGATAACAAGCGCCGCCGCGATGGTTTCATATGGTTTGCGCCTTTTGAATCGAAACCGAAGGGTGTTGGGTTGAGCTTGGCTATACGGGAGAGAATGATATGGGAGCAAAAGAAGGGAGGATGGATTGGtgatgatgaagatgaagagGTGGAGAGGATTGTGAGGGAATTTGGAGGAGAGAATAATATGTGGAGGAGGTTTGCTTGCTATATCTTGGTGGAGAGGTATGTTCTCAAGAGGGTGGATGGGAGCTTGGCTTTGACTTTTGATTTTAGGCATCTTATTAAGTTCAGAACCAAATGGGAGTAa